From one Catellatospora sp. IY07-71 genomic stretch:
- the dusB gene encoding tRNA dihydrouridine synthase DusB, with protein sequence MLGRIPVDPPVVLAPMAGITNVAFRQLCREQGAGIYVCEMITTVALAVRNPKTEKMIEFGPDEQPRSMQLYGVDPDITAKAVRRVVDENLADHIDLNFGCSVKKITSKGGGSAIPWKRRLFGSIVKAAVDAAAPAGIPVTVKMRKGIDDEHLTYVEAGLIAQEAGAKWVALHARTAAQRYSGEADWESIATLKQALDVPVLGNGDIWEADDALRMVAETGCDGVVVGRGCLGRPWLFADLAAAFAGRPERVMPSLGEVALVMRRHAELLTLWWGKEREAVTDFRKHVAWYLKGFPVGSELRRSMAMASSLMELDDLLGKLDHEVPFPEANLGQPRGRTNSPAKVVLPYGWLDDRDSEAVPEDAEHDDSGG encoded by the coding sequence ATGTTGGGGAGAATCCCTGTCGATCCGCCGGTGGTGCTGGCGCCGATGGCGGGGATCACCAATGTCGCGTTCCGGCAGCTGTGCCGGGAGCAGGGGGCCGGGATCTACGTCTGCGAGATGATCACCACGGTGGCGCTCGCGGTGCGGAACCCGAAGACCGAGAAGATGATCGAGTTCGGGCCGGACGAGCAGCCGCGCAGCATGCAGCTGTACGGCGTCGATCCGGACATCACGGCCAAGGCGGTCCGCCGGGTGGTGGACGAGAACCTGGCCGATCACATCGACCTCAACTTCGGGTGCAGCGTCAAGAAGATCACCAGTAAGGGTGGCGGCTCGGCGATCCCGTGGAAGCGGCGGCTGTTCGGGTCGATCGTGAAGGCGGCGGTGGACGCTGCGGCGCCCGCCGGCATCCCGGTCACCGTGAAGATGCGCAAGGGCATCGACGACGAGCATCTGACGTACGTCGAGGCCGGGCTGATCGCGCAGGAGGCCGGCGCGAAGTGGGTGGCGCTGCACGCGCGCACCGCCGCGCAGCGCTACTCCGGCGAGGCCGACTGGGAGTCGATCGCGACGCTCAAGCAGGCGCTCGACGTGCCGGTGCTCGGCAACGGCGACATCTGGGAGGCCGACGACGCGCTGCGGATGGTGGCCGAGACAGGGTGCGACGGGGTCGTGGTCGGGCGCGGCTGCCTGGGGCGGCCGTGGCTGTTCGCCGATCTCGCGGCCGCGTTCGCGGGCCGCCCCGAGCGGGTGATGCCGAGCCTGGGCGAGGTCGCGCTCGTCATGCGCCGCCACGCCGAGCTGCTCACGCTGTGGTGGGGCAAGGAGCGCGAGGCGGTCACCGACTTCCGCAAGCACGTCGCGTGGTATCTGAAGGGCTTCCCGGTCGGGTCGGAGCTGCGCCGGTCGATGGCGATGGCGTCGTCGCTGATGGAGCTGGACGACCTGCTCGGCAAGCTGGACCACGAGGTGCCGTTCCCGGAGGCCAACCTGGGCCAGCCGCGGGGCCGCACGAACTCCCCCGCCAAGGTCGTGCTCCCCTACGGCTGGCTGGACGACCGCGACTCCGAGGCCGTCCCCGAGGACGCCGAACACGACGACTCCGGCGGCTGA
- a CDS encoding polyprenyl synthetase family protein has translation MLETATEVRRPFPFGREDLDPERIGLGVRQTLDHYFHWRDGSPGVIAAHVDGYTEQLRAILSRHGTVATLQRAAWPPRRRREQRAQAVRELNYFGVYNLSEIPDPADVARAERLARVHAGAVRDTLAAIERGHGPAGVVEALEARFPGLRGVPETRWLLARLDRLHRCLPDTVVRAGAMGKVVRTLAGVLAIGAYDTRDAGRAATRAHLTRILPGAYAYGAAYAIVDDSFQDLRGAHIPQADRDRLHRLILRGLSTGGTVDRAEIPDHPLAEELHELYGVALDVYPFGTHRHLYQAAESMYLAQHRDAEQPPEGGLDAAYPDIFLKAGLSRVVANLLGRREVDEGFYARCLNTIFLSQFKDDLADRDEDRRAGRLTPFTLPAAARAGGRADPLYDLFAYDAYVVEQVYGGDPAARDALIGIGTVKLAAFLCRDPHTTLALLDEYPATAQIAAFLRTAAAVPRRALPHLTTGDLRLKREAAAIMGERDPNSVDARTFVLDRLERINELVHECHTGVDAGELAPILAYTMDGPAKRLRPALTLMLAEGLGVADTLSEPLLGAIELFHTASLIFDDLPAQDDAALRRGRPAAHTVFDEGSVQLAAISMLSSGFGMLARLDRHYPAQRVTDVIEYVGKVLGPQRLCRGQYLDLRFARDARPVTGEDILEMYRLKTSTMVEAALVPLMMLLERPAGEIELVTRYADHAGVVFQARDDILDATATSAQLGKDAGADLGKANLVRVYGLPEARRLMEQHRADAVACLHALPFDTRLLEGIVDHFADRRR, from the coding sequence GTGTTGGAGACCGCCACCGAGGTGCGGCGGCCGTTCCCGTTCGGGCGGGAGGATCTCGATCCCGAGCGGATCGGGCTGGGCGTACGGCAGACGCTGGACCACTACTTCCACTGGCGGGACGGCTCGCCGGGCGTGATCGCGGCGCATGTGGACGGATACACCGAGCAGCTGCGGGCGATCCTGTCCCGGCACGGCACGGTGGCCACCCTGCAACGCGCCGCGTGGCCGCCGCGCCGCCGCAGGGAGCAGCGGGCGCAGGCGGTACGCGAGCTCAACTACTTCGGCGTGTACAACCTGAGCGAGATCCCCGACCCGGCCGACGTGGCGCGCGCCGAGCGGCTGGCCCGGGTGCACGCGGGCGCGGTGCGGGACACGCTCGCCGCGATCGAGCGTGGTCACGGCCCGGCCGGGGTGGTCGAGGCGCTGGAGGCGCGCTTTCCCGGGCTGCGCGGGGTGCCCGAGACGCGCTGGCTGCTGGCGCGGCTGGACCGGCTGCACCGCTGCCTGCCGGACACCGTGGTGCGGGCCGGCGCGATGGGCAAGGTGGTCCGCACGCTGGCCGGGGTGCTGGCGATCGGGGCGTACGACACCCGGGACGCGGGCCGGGCCGCCACCCGCGCGCACCTGACCCGGATCCTGCCCGGCGCGTACGCCTACGGGGCCGCGTACGCCATCGTCGACGACTCGTTCCAGGACCTGCGCGGCGCGCACATCCCGCAGGCCGACCGGGACCGGCTGCACCGGCTGATCCTGCGCGGGCTGTCCACCGGCGGCACCGTCGACCGCGCCGAGATCCCGGACCATCCGCTGGCCGAGGAGCTGCACGAGCTGTACGGCGTCGCGCTGGACGTCTACCCGTTCGGCACGCACCGGCACCTCTACCAGGCCGCCGAGTCGATGTACCTGGCCCAGCACCGCGACGCGGAGCAGCCGCCGGAGGGCGGCCTGGACGCGGCGTACCCGGACATCTTCCTCAAGGCCGGGCTGAGCCGGGTGGTCGCCAACCTGCTCGGCCGGCGCGAGGTCGACGAGGGCTTCTACGCCCGGTGCCTCAACACGATCTTCCTGAGCCAGTTCAAGGACGACCTCGCCGACCGCGACGAGGACCGGCGCGCGGGCCGGCTGACCCCGTTCACGCTGCCCGCGGCGGCGCGCGCCGGTGGGCGGGCCGACCCGCTGTACGACCTGTTCGCGTACGACGCGTACGTGGTCGAGCAGGTGTACGGCGGCGACCCGGCCGCTCGGGACGCGCTGATCGGCATCGGCACCGTCAAGCTCGCCGCGTTCCTGTGCCGCGACCCGCACACCACCCTGGCGCTGCTCGACGAGTATCCGGCGACGGCGCAGATCGCGGCGTTCCTGCGTACCGCCGCCGCGGTGCCCCGCCGCGCCCTGCCGCACCTGACCACGGGCGACCTGCGGCTCAAGCGGGAGGCCGCCGCGATCATGGGCGAGCGCGACCCGAACAGCGTGGACGCGCGGACCTTCGTGCTGGACCGGCTGGAGCGCATCAACGAGCTGGTGCACGAGTGCCACACCGGGGTCGACGCGGGCGAGCTGGCCCCGATCCTGGCGTACACGATGGACGGTCCCGCCAAGCGGCTGCGGCCCGCGCTGACCCTGATGCTGGCCGAGGGGCTCGGCGTCGCCGACACGCTGTCCGAGCCGCTGCTCGGCGCGATCGAGCTGTTCCACACCGCGAGCCTGATCTTCGACGACCTGCCCGCGCAGGACGACGCCGCGCTGCGCCGGGGCCGCCCCGCCGCGCACACCGTGTTCGACGAGGGCAGCGTGCAGCTCGCCGCGATCTCGATGCTGTCCTCCGGGTTCGGCATGCTGGCTCGGCTCGACCGGCACTACCCGGCGCAGCGGGTCACCGACGTCATCGAGTACGTCGGCAAGGTGCTCGGGCCGCAGCGGCTGTGCCGGGGGCAGTACCTCGACCTGCGCTTCGCCCGCGACGCGCGGCCGGTCACCGGCGAGGACATCCTGGAGATGTACCGGCTGAAGACCTCGACCATGGTCGAGGCCGCGCTGGTGCCGCTGATGATGCTGCTGGAGCGCCCCGCGGGGGAGATCGAGCTGGTCACGCGGTACGCCGACCACGCCGGGGTGGTGTTCCAGGCCCGCGACGACATCCTCGACGCCACCGCCACCTCGGCTCAGCTGGGCAAGGACGCCGGTGCGGACCTGGGCAAGGCCAACCTGGTCCGGGTGTACGGGCTGCCGGAGGCGCGGCGGCTCATGGAGCAGCACCGCGCCGACGCGGTCGCCTGCCTGCACGCGCTCCCGTTCGACACCCGCCTGCTGGAGGGCATCGTCGACCACTTCGCCGACCGCCGCCGCTGA
- a CDS encoding helix-turn-helix domain-containing protein — protein MSRILFGVRDAADIRFCISPLWETVRGRYVLGNSDRFPVHLPWLRWARQVRPDPAAADGLALLSELTRAHGYLPDFLTPAPPGPLGELDDELAVVAATPADVLHADLAATTQKLPLGPRTTALLDDPARLLGELVVGAREWHRVAIAPYWARMRAVLEADVAYRSRQLAEGGVRLLFDSLHPTVGWAGDHIASADPWDIELDLRGRGLPLMPSVFVRSKVLWTLREDSPPFAVYPARAVGSVWEDGPAADGALAALFGASRARLLDMLRQPATTSELARRTGMAAGTVSEHLGVMHAAGLLARSRHGRTVLYVATAAGQSLLDARDRPDPG, from the coding sequence GTGAGCCGGATCCTGTTCGGGGTGCGCGACGCCGCGGACATCCGTTTCTGCATCTCGCCGCTGTGGGAGACGGTCCGCGGCCGCTACGTGCTGGGCAACTCCGACCGCTTCCCGGTGCACCTGCCCTGGCTGCGGTGGGCACGGCAGGTGCGCCCGGACCCGGCGGCGGCCGACGGCCTGGCGCTGCTCAGCGAGCTGACCCGGGCGCACGGCTACCTGCCCGACTTCCTGACCCCCGCGCCGCCCGGCCCGCTCGGCGAGCTGGACGACGAGCTGGCCGTGGTCGCGGCGACCCCGGCCGACGTGCTACACGCCGACCTGGCGGCCACCACGCAGAAGCTGCCGCTCGGCCCGCGCACCACGGCGCTGCTGGACGACCCGGCCCGGCTGCTGGGCGAGCTGGTGGTGGGCGCCCGCGAGTGGCACCGCGTGGCGATCGCGCCGTACTGGGCGCGGATGCGGGCCGTGCTGGAGGCCGACGTCGCCTACCGCTCGCGCCAGCTCGCCGAGGGCGGGGTGCGGCTGCTGTTCGACAGCCTGCACCCGACCGTGGGCTGGGCCGGCGACCACATCGCCTCGGCCGACCCGTGGGACATCGAGCTGGACCTGCGCGGCCGTGGGCTGCCGCTGATGCCCAGCGTGTTCGTACGGTCGAAGGTGCTGTGGACGCTGCGCGAGGACTCGCCCCCGTTCGCCGTCTATCCGGCGCGCGCCGTCGGCAGCGTGTGGGAGGACGGCCCGGCCGCCGACGGGGCGCTCGCCGCGCTGTTCGGCGCGTCCCGGGCGCGGCTGCTGGACATGCTGCGCCAGCCCGCCACCACCAGCGAGCTGGCCCGGCGCACCGGCATGGCGGCGGGCACCGTGTCGGAGCACCTGGGCGTGATGCACGCCGCGGGCCTGCTGGCGCGCAGCCGCCACGGCCGGACCGTGCTCTACGTGGCGACCGCCGCGGGTCAGTCGCTGCTGGACGCCCGCGACCGCCCCGACCCGGGCTGA
- a CDS encoding NADH:flavin oxidoreductase/NADH oxidase — protein MTVLGKPLELRGVTLPNRIALAPMCQYSARDGLPGDWHLAHLGARAVGGAGLVIAEATAVLPEGRISPRDTGIWSGAHVDAWRPITAFIAAQGAVPALQLAHAGFKASTYWPFAQERGGVPDTDGGWQPAGPGAEPFIPSYRTPRALDEAGIAAVIDAFAQAAVRAVDAGFQAVEIHAAHGYLLHEFYSPLTNHRTDGWGGDRPARMRLALAVARAVRAAVGPDLPVLARVSATDWTDGGWDVTDTVVLARELAAAGVDLIDCSSGGAAPHADIPLGPGYQVPLAQRVRAEAGVPTGAVGLITEPEQAERIVEDGQADLVLLGRELLRDPYWPRRALAKLGGLPQWPDQYQRAF, from the coding sequence GTGACGGTACTCGGCAAGCCCCTCGAACTGCGCGGCGTCACGCTGCCCAACCGCATCGCGCTGGCACCCATGTGCCAGTACTCGGCCCGGGACGGGCTGCCCGGCGACTGGCACCTGGCCCACCTCGGCGCCCGCGCCGTCGGCGGGGCCGGCCTGGTCATCGCCGAGGCGACCGCGGTGCTGCCGGAGGGCCGCATCTCGCCGCGCGACACCGGCATCTGGTCCGGCGCGCACGTGGACGCGTGGCGCCCGATCACCGCGTTCATCGCCGCGCAGGGCGCCGTCCCGGCGCTGCAGCTGGCGCACGCCGGGTTCAAGGCGTCGACGTACTGGCCGTTCGCGCAGGAGCGGGGCGGGGTGCCGGACACCGACGGCGGCTGGCAGCCGGCCGGGCCCGGTGCCGAGCCGTTCATCCCGTCGTACCGGACGCCCCGGGCGCTGGACGAGGCCGGGATCGCCGCGGTGATCGACGCGTTCGCGCAGGCCGCGGTGCGGGCCGTGGACGCCGGCTTCCAGGCCGTGGAGATCCACGCCGCGCATGGCTACCTGCTGCACGAGTTCTACTCCCCGCTGACCAACCACCGCACCGACGGCTGGGGCGGCGACCGTCCCGCCCGGATGCGCCTGGCGCTCGCCGTCGCGCGGGCCGTACGCGCCGCGGTGGGCCCGGACCTGCCGGTGCTCGCCCGGGTCTCCGCGACCGACTGGACCGACGGCGGCTGGGACGTCACCGACACCGTGGTGCTGGCCCGTGAGCTGGCCGCGGCCGGTGTCGACCTGATCGACTGCTCGTCCGGCGGGGCCGCGCCGCACGCCGACATCCCGCTCGGGCCCGGCTATCAGGTGCCGCTGGCGCAGCGGGTACGCGCCGAGGCGGGCGTGCCCACCGGTGCGGTCGGCCTGATCACCGAGCCGGAGCAGGCCGAGCGCATCGTCGAGGACGGGCAGGCCGACCTGGTGCTGCTCGGGCGGGAGCTGCTGCGCGACCCGTACTGGCCGCGTCGTGCCCTGGCCAAGCTCGGCGGCCTGCCGCAGTGGCCCGACCAGTACCAGCGCGCGTTCTAG
- a CDS encoding GPGG-motif small membrane protein, whose product MELLLWILAVVLVVSGIVSLARRQILWGVVLIVVGLLVGPGGVSIFS is encoded by the coding sequence ATGGAACTTCTGCTGTGGATCCTCGCCGTGGTACTGGTCGTGTCCGGGATCGTCTCGCTGGCTCGGCGCCAGATTCTCTGGGGCGTCGTGCTCATCGTCGTCGGTCTGCTCGTGGGACCGGGGGGCGTCAGCATCTTCTCGTAG
- a CDS encoding SigB/SigF/SigG family RNA polymerase sigma factor, translating into MSVQIARETVVSASPTSLTDTTLDATTGEMLLVRLAELDEQDPKHEDVRQEAICAFLPLAERLARRFRHRGVDSDDLVQVATIGLIQAVDRFDPHRGSAFVHFAVPTIVGELKRHFRDRGWSMRVSRRMQELYLDINRVSPELCQTLGRWPSIEDLAEHLQVSAEDVLAGMHCAQAYRINSLNVAVSGEDGDVELGELVGETDNALESVPDVHAVRQFVKELPEREQRILSLRFDLGLNQAQIAERIGVSQMHVSRLLSRCLAQLRERMLAED; encoded by the coding sequence ATGTCTGTCCAGATCGCCCGCGAGACCGTCGTGTCCGCGTCCCCCACGTCCCTGACCGACACCACGCTCGACGCGACGACCGGCGAAATGCTGCTGGTCCGCCTCGCCGAGCTCGACGAGCAAGACCCCAAGCACGAGGACGTGCGCCAGGAGGCCATCTGCGCCTTCCTGCCGCTGGCCGAGCGCCTGGCCCGCCGCTTCCGCCACCGTGGCGTGGACAGCGACGACCTCGTGCAGGTCGCGACCATCGGCCTGATCCAGGCCGTGGATCGTTTCGACCCCCACCGTGGCAGTGCCTTCGTGCACTTCGCGGTGCCGACGATCGTCGGCGAACTCAAGCGCCACTTCCGCGACCGTGGCTGGAGCATGCGGGTCAGTCGCCGCATGCAGGAGCTCTACCTGGACATCAACCGGGTGTCCCCGGAGCTCTGCCAGACCCTCGGCCGGTGGCCGAGCATCGAGGACCTAGCCGAGCATCTGCAGGTGAGCGCGGAGGACGTGCTCGCCGGGATGCACTGCGCGCAGGCCTACCGCATCAACTCGCTCAACGTCGCGGTCAGCGGCGAAGACGGTGATGTGGAGCTCGGTGAGCTGGTGGGCGAGACCGACAACGCACTGGAGTCCGTTCCGGACGTGCACGCGGTGCGGCAGTTCGTCAAGGAACTGCCGGAGCGCGAGCAGCGCATCCTGAGCCTCCGCTTCGACCTGGGCCTGAACCAGGCGCAGATCGCGGAGCGCATCGGGGTCTCCCAGATGCACGTGTCCCGCCTGCTCAGCCGGTGCCTCGCCCAGCTGCGGGAGCGCATGCTGGCCGAGGACTGA